In one Thioclava sp. ES.031 genomic region, the following are encoded:
- a CDS encoding S41 family peptidase, producing the protein MKKFMMAAVGGTLAGALLSTQVAAPLMAEETKRNETVYQQLDLFGDIFEKIRQDYVEPVDSKKLIEAAINGMLSSLDPHSSYLPPSDYSDMRVQTRGSFGGLGIEVTQEDGFVKVVSPMDGTPAAEAGIKSGDFITAVDGESLMGIPLDQAVDKMRGPVGSDITVTIVREGEQDPFDVTLTRDTIKLTAVKGRHDGDTVILRITTFNDQTFPNLESSIKEQVKEVGGMDKVDGFIVDLRNNPGGLLTQAIKTADAFLDKGEIVSTRGRNPQDSERFNATAGDMADGKPIVVLINGGSASASEIVTGALQDHHRAIVVGTKSFGKGSVQTVMPIQGEGAMRLTTARYYTPSGRSIQSLGIAPDVVVPQPDQPKSEDKAAEGDNARKMTSEADLKGAITNDSMTEDEKQQAEDERAKAEEAAKRRMEDFQMSYAIDLIKGLSAIAPETTADTASTQKAEAPSDDGKSDTQQN; encoded by the coding sequence ATGAAAAAGTTCATGATGGCAGCGGTTGGCGGCACGCTCGCGGGGGCGCTTTTGTCCACGCAAGTCGCGGCGCCGCTGATGGCCGAAGAAACGAAACGCAACGAGACCGTCTACCAGCAGCTGGACCTGTTCGGCGACATTTTCGAGAAAATCCGCCAGGACTACGTTGAGCCGGTGGACAGCAAGAAGCTGATCGAAGCCGCGATCAACGGCATGCTCAGCTCGCTCGATCCGCATTCCAGCTACCTGCCGCCCTCCGATTACAGCGACATGCGCGTCCAGACGCGCGGCTCCTTCGGCGGTCTCGGCATCGAGGTCACGCAGGAAGACGGCTTCGTGAAAGTCGTCTCGCCGATGGACGGCACGCCCGCGGCCGAGGCTGGCATCAAGTCCGGCGATTTCATCACCGCGGTCGATGGCGAGTCCCTGATGGGTATCCCGCTCGATCAGGCGGTGGACAAGATGCGCGGGCCGGTCGGTTCGGACATCACCGTGACCATCGTGCGCGAAGGCGAGCAGGATCCGTTCGACGTCACGCTGACCCGCGACACGATCAAGCTGACCGCCGTGAAGGGCCGCCATGACGGCGATACCGTCATCCTGCGCATCACCACGTTCAACGACCAGACCTTCCCGAACCTCGAATCCTCGATCAAGGAGCAGGTGAAAGAAGTCGGCGGCATGGACAAGGTCGATGGTTTCATCGTCGATCTGCGCAACAACCCCGGCGGTCTGCTGACGCAGGCGATCAAGACGGCGGATGCGTTCCTCGACAAGGGCGAGATCGTCTCCACTCGCGGCCGGAACCCGCAGGATAGCGAGCGCTTCAACGCGACCGCAGGCGACATGGCGGACGGCAAGCCGATCGTCGTGCTCATCAACGGTGGTTCGGCCTCGGCGTCGGAAATCGTTACCGGTGCGCTGCAGGATCATCACCGCGCGATCGTCGTCGGCACCAAGAGCTTCGGTAAAGGCTCGGTCCAGACGGTCATGCCGATCCAGGGCGAGGGCGCGATGCGTCTGACCACCGCGCGCTACTACACGCCGTCGGGCCGCTCGATCCAGTCGCTGGGCATCGCCCCCGACGTGGTCGTGCCGCAGCCCGATCAGCCGAAATCCGAGGATAAGGCCGCCGAAGGCGATAACGCCCGCAAGATGACCTCCGAGGCCGATCTGAAGGGTGCGATCACCAACGACTCGATGACCGAGGACGAGAAGCAGCAGGCCGAGGACGAGCGCGCGAAAGCCGAAGAGGCCGCGAAGCGCCGGATGGAAGATTTCCAGATGTCCTACGCAATCGACCTGATCAAAGGCCTCTCGGCCATCGCCCCCGAGACGACGGCTGACACCGCCTCGACGCAGAAGGCCGAAGCGCCCAGCGACGATGGCAAATCCGACACGCAGCAGAATTGA
- a CDS encoding murein hydrolase activator EnvC: MIRAALAALLISAGPLWAEGSGDAALKASADLRKAITALDAAQSKSDRIAALTKTIHAYEQGLSALRDGLRRAAIREREIKQGFDAKREELGGLLAVMSTMQQSDGPLLLLHPSGPEGSARSGMVLSSVAPALQEEAQKLSVHLKEIATLRKLQENARETLEAGMVSVTKARTALSEAISERREKLPQRYLEEPEELTALVQSADTLEGFATGLSDMENDIGPPRGDFAGAKGTLNLPVIGSVLRSFNEPDAAGIKRPGLVIASEPGSLVTTPWAATIRYRGPLLDYGNVMVLEPADGYLLVLAGLGTVYGEVGDVLPKGTPIGLMGGIQPGAKEFGKEFVQAATDGAGADRSETLYLELREGGKPVDPTPWFIQTKDDKG; encoded by the coding sequence GTGATCCGTGCCGCCCTCGCAGCTCTACTGATCTCGGCCGGGCCGCTTTGGGCGGAAGGATCGGGCGACGCCGCACTCAAGGCCTCGGCCGATCTGCGCAAAGCGATCACCGCGCTCGATGCGGCGCAGTCGAAATCCGACCGCATCGCGGCGCTGACGAAAACGATCCACGCCTATGAACAGGGGCTGAGCGCGTTGCGCGACGGGTTGCGCCGGGCCGCGATCCGCGAGCGCGAGATCAAGCAAGGGTTCGACGCGAAACGCGAGGAGCTTGGCGGGCTGCTGGCCGTGATGTCGACGATGCAGCAATCCGACGGGCCGCTTCTGTTGTTGCATCCCTCGGGTCCCGAAGGCTCGGCCCGCTCGGGGATGGTGCTGTCTTCGGTCGCGCCGGCCTTGCAGGAAGAGGCGCAGAAGCTGAGCGTCCACCTCAAGGAGATCGCGACGCTCCGCAAGCTGCAGGAAAACGCGCGTGAGACGCTGGAAGCGGGGATGGTTTCGGTGACCAAGGCGCGCACCGCGCTGTCCGAGGCGATCTCGGAACGCCGTGAGAAACTGCCCCAGCGCTATCTCGAAGAACCCGAGGAGCTGACCGCGCTGGTGCAAAGCGCCGATACGCTCGAAGGCTTCGCGACGGGCCTGAGCGATATGGAAAACGATATCGGCCCGCCGCGCGGCGACTTCGCGGGCGCGAAAGGCACGCTGAATCTCCCGGTGATCGGCTCGGTTCTGCGGAGCTTCAACGAGCCCGATGCCGCGGGGATCAAACGTCCCGGCCTCGTGATCGCAAGTGAGCCGGGCTCCTTGGTCACAACGCCCTGGGCTGCGACAATTCGCTACCGTGGTCCGTTGCTCGACTACGGAAATGTGATGGTTCTCGAACCCGCAGATGGATATCTTCTGGTTCTTGCGGGCCTCGGAACCGTCTATGGTGAGGTCGGAGACGTGCTGCCAAAGGGCACGCCCATTGGTTTGATGGGCGGAATTCAGCCGGGAGCGAAGGAATTCGGCAAGGAATTCGTGCAGGCGGCGACAGATGGCGCTGGTGCAGATCGCAGCGAGACGCTTTATTTGGAACTGAGAGAGGGCGGTAAGCCCGTGGACCCGACGCCGTGGTTCATCCAGACAAAAGACGACAAGGGTTGA
- the gpmI gene encoding 2,3-bisphosphoglycerate-independent phosphoglycerate mutase — MTRPKPVVLCILDGFGERKEREGNAPLLADTPNLDRVLWNNPAKSTLVTFGPDVGLPSGQMGNSEVGHTNIGAGRVVAMDLGQIDLAIEDGSFFKNEAILSFIDTMKESGGRAHLMGVISDGGVHGHIEHTLAAAKMVSEAGVPVLIHAITDGRDVAPDSAKSFVSDLCDRLPEGCTVVTVDGRYYAMDRDNRWERVGLAYDAMINGKGQGADTAVAAVEASYDKKEMDEFIKPTVIGDYEGAKDGDGFFCLNFRADRAREILRAIGEPDFSEFETGSRPKWAALLGMVEYSDKHNAYMKTAYPKREIVNTLGEWISKQGLSQFHLAETEKYPHVTFFLNGGKEEPWEGEDRYMPKSPKVATYDLQPEMSAPEVTDKFVEAIETGYDLIIVNYANPDMVGHTGSLEAAIAAVEEIDHDIGRVVEALEAAGGAMIITADHGNCETMIDPETGGPHTAHTTNLVPVSLVGGPEGAKLREGRLADLAPTLLELMQIEQPEEMTGKSLIVS; from the coding sequence ATGACCCGCCCGAAACCCGTCGTCCTGTGCATTCTCGATGGCTTTGGCGAGCGAAAGGAGCGCGAAGGCAACGCGCCCCTGCTGGCCGATACCCCGAACCTCGACCGTGTCCTGTGGAACAACCCGGCGAAATCGACGCTGGTGACCTTCGGCCCCGATGTCGGTCTGCCGAGCGGTCAGATGGGCAATTCCGAGGTCGGCCATACCAATATCGGCGCAGGCCGGGTGGTGGCGATGGATCTGGGCCAGATCGATCTGGCGATCGAGGACGGGTCTTTCTTCAAGAACGAGGCGATCCTGTCCTTCATCGACACGATGAAAGAGAGCGGCGGGCGGGCGCATCTGATGGGCGTCATCTCGGACGGTGGCGTGCATGGCCATATCGAACATACGCTCGCCGCGGCAAAGATGGTCTCGGAGGCGGGCGTTCCGGTGCTGATCCACGCGATCACCGACGGGCGCGATGTGGCACCCGATAGCGCGAAGTCCTTCGTCTCCGATCTCTGCGACCGGCTGCCCGAAGGCTGCACGGTCGTCACGGTCGATGGGCGCTATTACGCGATGGACCGCGACAATCGTTGGGAGCGCGTGGGCCTTGCCTATGACGCGATGATCAACGGCAAAGGGCAGGGGGCCGACACCGCCGTGGCCGCGGTCGAAGCCAGCTACGACAAGAAGGAAATGGACGAATTCATCAAGCCCACCGTGATCGGCGATTACGAGGGCGCAAAGGATGGCGACGGGTTCTTCTGTCTCAATTTCCGCGCTGACCGGGCCCGTGAAATCCTGCGCGCGATCGGCGAGCCGGACTTCTCGGAATTCGAGACCGGCTCGCGTCCGAAATGGGCGGCGCTGCTGGGGATGGTCGAGTATTCCGACAAGCATAACGCCTATATGAAGACCGCCTATCCGAAGCGCGAGATCGTCAACACGCTCGGCGAATGGATTTCGAAACAAGGGCTTAGCCAGTTTCACCTCGCCGAGACCGAGAAATACCCGCATGTGACCTTCTTCCTCAACGGCGGCAAGGAGGAGCCGTGGGAAGGCGAAGACCGCTACATGCCGAAATCGCCCAAGGTCGCGACCTATGACCTGCAGCCCGAGATGAGCGCACCGGAAGTCACCGACAAATTCGTCGAGGCGATCGAGACCGGGTACGACCTGATCATCGTGAACTACGCCAATCCCGATATGGTCGGCCATACCGGCTCGCTGGAAGCCGCGATCGCTGCGGTGGAAGAGATCGACCACGATATCGGCCGCGTCGTCGAGGCGCTGGAGGCTGCGGGCGGCGCGATGATCATTACCGCCGATCACGGCAATTGCGAAACCATGATCGATCCGGAAACCGGCGGGCCGCATACTGCGCATACGACGAACCTCGTTCCGGTCTCACTGGTCGGTGGACCCGAGGGCGCCAAGCTGCGCGAAGGTCGGCTCGCGGATCTCGCGCCGACGCTGCTGGAACTCATGCAGATCGAGCAGCCCGAGGAAATGACCGGAAAGAGCCTGATCGTATCGTGA
- a CDS encoding class I SAM-dependent methyltransferase: protein MNTLRDMNISGASISREAMMLMGFQRTRQISGTARKAWEAGDREPALEEVGARNEEIFRGALAEVFTEYLPLRKALQETSRRPTHVIDIGCGQGLNDALLIKDYDCAVTLIDIEETPEQYHFWSDTGAGYASLDAAAAFLRDNGADAVETLNPVKQPDALEGVTGDLVTSLISCGFHYPIGDYLDLMMRVIRDGGAVVLDLRRRYMNKPDAALSTLLEATRQTEILSYEKKARRIMFQA, encoded by the coding sequence ATGAATACACTTCGCGACATGAACATTTCCGGCGCGTCCATTTCGCGCGAGGCGATGATGCTGATGGGCTTCCAGCGCACGCGCCAGATTTCCGGCACCGCGCGCAAGGCCTGGGAAGCTGGCGACAGGGAGCCCGCGCTGGAAGAAGTCGGGGCCCGCAACGAGGAGATCTTCCGCGGGGCGCTCGCCGAGGTCTTCACCGAGTATCTCCCGCTACGCAAGGCGCTTCAGGAAACCAGTCGACGCCCGACCCATGTGATCGACATCGGCTGCGGACAGGGTCTCAACGACGCGTTGCTGATCAAGGATTACGATTGCGCCGTGACCCTGATCGATATCGAGGAAACCCCGGAGCAATACCATTTCTGGAGCGATACCGGAGCGGGCTATGCTTCGCTCGACGCGGCGGCGGCGTTTCTGCGCGACAATGGCGCCGACGCTGTCGAGACGCTCAACCCGGTCAAGCAGCCTGATGCTCTGGAGGGGGTCACGGGCGATCTCGTCACCAGCCTGATTTCCTGCGGTTTCCACTATCCGATCGGCGACTATCTCGACCTTATGATGCGGGTGATCCGAGATGGTGGCGCGGTCGTGCTGGACCTGCGTCGGCGCTACATGAACAAGCCAGACGCGGCGCTCTCGACGCTACTCGAGGCCACGCGACAGACCGAAATCCTCAGCTATGAGAAGAAAGCCCGGCGGATCATGTTCCAGGCCTGA
- the rlmH gene encoding 23S rRNA (pseudouridine(1915)-N(3))-methyltransferase RlmH, with translation MKITICAVGRLRKGPERELIDDYLKRFEKSGRAFGLGPASVVEVEDKKGLGQGAEADLLSRAIPDGSVIVTLDERGNLISSPEFATKLQGWRDQARDVAFVIGGADGIDPSLRSRAEFSISFGKMVWPHLLARVMLTEQIYRAGQIIAGTPYHRV, from the coding sequence ATGAAGATCACGATCTGCGCGGTGGGCCGCTTGCGCAAGGGGCCCGAGCGCGAGTTGATCGACGACTACCTGAAACGCTTCGAGAAATCCGGGCGCGCCTTCGGGCTCGGCCCGGCTTCCGTCGTTGAAGTCGAAGACAAGAAAGGCCTGGGGCAGGGCGCGGAGGCCGACCTGCTGAGCCGCGCCATTCCCGACGGATCGGTGATCGTCACGCTCGACGAGCGCGGCAACCTGATTTCCTCGCCGGAATTCGCCACGAAGCTGCAAGGCTGGCGCGATCAGGCGCGCGATGTGGCTTTCGTGATCGGCGGCGCGGACGGGATCGACCCGTCCCTGCGCAGCCGCGCGGAGTTCTCCATCTCCTTCGGAAAGATGGTCTGGCCGCATCTGCTGGCCCGCGTCATGCTGACCGAGCAGATTTACCGCGCCGGACAGATCATCGCCGGCACCCCCTATCACCGCGTCTGA
- the rsfS gene encoding ribosome silencing factor translates to MSAKATNAEATSEQILARVISSLEDDKAEDIVTIDLRGRSSIGDYMVICSGRSTRQVSAIAEKLTERLKHDFDRACKVEGKDQGDWVLIDSSDVIVHVFRPEVREFYQLEKMWMPAGAPV, encoded by the coding sequence ATGAGTGCAAAGGCCACGAATGCCGAAGCGACGAGCGAGCAAATCCTCGCGCGCGTCATCTCTTCCCTCGAAGACGATAAGGCCGAAGATATCGTGACCATCGACCTGCGCGGTCGGTCGTCGATCGGTGACTACATGGTGATCTGCTCCGGGCGCAGCACGCGTCAGGTCAGCGCCATCGCCGAGAAACTGACCGAACGGCTGAAGCACGATTTCGACCGGGCTTGCAAAGTCGAGGGCAAGGACCAGGGCGACTGGGTGCTGATCGACAGCTCCGACGTCATCGTTCACGTCTTCCGCCCGGAAGTGCGCGAGTTCTATCAGCTGGAAAAGATGTGGATGCCCGCGGGCGCCCCCGTCTGA
- a CDS encoding mechanosensitive ion channel family protein: MDFANGDIVKILASIWAQIEIFLNSMVLPSRLWQFGIIAACFALAHLGRIWLAPKVDDWGRRRELSTRQLRLLILFRQRLRGFLFVLFAWGSVFVLEATKGFYSWRFLVVLAATLVTAWLVVGLVARLIRNALLRRIVRWGAWIWVTLYYLGLWDETVRLLNGTAVEFGDFRITAYGVLKALVLTTILLSVARIVSGQTSARLRTNEDISPSMSELVIKVMQVLLYGAALFIGIKAVGFDLTGLAVLSGAIGVGLGFGLQKVVSNLVSGVIILLDKSIKPGDVISLGETFGWINSLGARYVSVVTRDGKEYLIPNEDLITGQVVNWSHSNEFVRIDLPFGTSYHDDPHVVRKLAVEAAQSVNRVLKNRPTVCHVTGFGDSSVDYLLRFWITDPVEGLTNVRGQVFLALWDTFKANGISIPFPQREVRVLEGSQLDLQPGPETHSENSPHEN, translated from the coding sequence ATGGATTTCGCGAATGGGGACATCGTCAAGATATTGGCTTCGATCTGGGCACAGATCGAAATCTTCCTCAATTCGATGGTGTTGCCCTCGCGGCTCTGGCAATTCGGGATCATCGCGGCATGTTTCGCGCTGGCCCATCTCGGACGGATCTGGCTTGCGCCGAAAGTCGACGACTGGGGGCGGAGGCGCGAGCTTTCGACCCGCCAGCTACGCCTGCTGATCCTGTTCCGCCAACGTCTGCGCGGCTTCCTCTTCGTTCTTTTCGCTTGGGGCTCGGTTTTCGTGCTCGAGGCGACAAAGGGGTTTTATTCCTGGCGCTTCCTCGTGGTGCTGGCGGCGACGCTGGTCACGGCGTGGCTGGTCGTCGGCCTTGTCGCGCGGTTGATCCGCAACGCGCTTCTGCGCCGCATCGTGCGCTGGGGCGCGTGGATCTGGGTGACGCTCTATTACCTCGGGCTGTGGGACGAGACCGTGCGGCTGTTGAACGGCACGGCGGTCGAGTTCGGGGATTTCCGGATCACGGCCTACGGCGTTCTCAAGGCGCTGGTGCTGACGACGATCCTTCTGTCGGTCGCGCGGATCGTCTCGGGGCAGACCTCGGCGCGGCTGCGCACAAACGAGGATATCAGCCCCTCGATGTCGGAGCTGGTCATCAAGGTGATGCAGGTTCTGCTCTATGGCGCGGCACTGTTCATCGGGATCAAGGCGGTGGGCTTCGACCTGACCGGGCTTGCGGTTCTGTCGGGTGCGATCGGCGTGGGCCTTGGCTTCGGTCTGCAGAAAGTCGTGTCGAACCTCGTCTCGGGCGTGATCATCCTGCTGGATAAATCGATCAAGCCCGGCGACGTGATCAGCCTCGGCGAGACCTTCGGCTGGATCAATTCGCTGGGCGCGCGCTACGTTTCGGTCGTCACGCGCGACGGCAAGGAATACCTGATCCCGAACGAAGACCTGATCACCGGGCAGGTGGTCAACTGGTCGCATTCCAATGAATTCGTGCGGATCGACCTGCCCTTCGGCACCTCCTATCACGACGACCCGCACGTGGTGCGCAAGCTGGCGGTGGAGGCCGCGCAATCGGTGAACCGCGTTTTGAAGAACCGCCCGACCGTCTGTCACGTGACCGGTTTCGGGGACAGTTCGGTCGATTATCTCCTGCGGTTCTGGATCACCGACCCCGTCGAAGGGCTGACGAACGTGCGCGGGCAGGTGTTCCTCGCCTTGTGGGATACGTTCAAGGCGAACGGCATTTCGATCCCGTTCCCGCAGCGCGAAGTGCGCGTGCTCGAAGGTTCGCAACTGGACTTGCAACCCGGGCCGGAAACGCATAGCGAAAATTCGCCGCATGAAAATTGA
- the leuC gene encoding 3-isopropylmalate dehydratase large subunit — protein sequence MSAPKTLYDKIWDAHVVSEDEDGTSLLYIDRHLVHEVTSPQAFEGLRIAGRKVRAPEKTIAVPDHNVPTTLDRAKGIENEESRIQVDALDKNAKDFGVNYYPVSDVRQGIVHIVGPEQGWTLPGMTVVCGDSHTATHGAFGALAHGIGTSEVEHVLATQTLIQSKSKNMKVEITGKLRPGVTAKDITLSVIGATGTAGGTGHVIEYCGEAIRDLSMEGRMTVCNMAIEGGARAGLIAPDEKTFEYVKGRAHAPKGAQWEAALHWWKQLYTDEGAHFDKVVTIKAEEIEPVVTWGTSPEDVLPISGFVPAPEDFTGGKVDAAKRALDYMGLEAGTKLTDIKIDVVFIGSCTNGRIEDLRAAAEVVKGRKLADGVRAMVVPGSGLVRAQAEEEGLDKIFLDAGFEWRMAGCSMCLAMNPDQLAEGERCASTSNRNFEGRQGYKGRTHLMSPAMAAAAAVTGHLTDVRKLMELEDA from the coding sequence ATGTCTGCTCCGAAGACCCTCTATGACAAGATCTGGGACGCGCATGTCGTGTCCGAAGACGAAGACGGCACCAGCCTGCTCTATATCGACCGTCACCTCGTCCACGAAGTGACCTCGCCGCAAGCCTTCGAAGGGCTGCGCATCGCGGGCCGCAAGGTACGCGCGCCGGAGAAAACGATCGCCGTTCCGGATCACAACGTGCCGACCACGCTCGACCGGGCCAAGGGGATCGAGAACGAGGAGAGCCGGATTCAGGTCGATGCGCTCGACAAGAACGCCAAGGATTTCGGGGTGAACTATTACCCGGTCTCCGACGTGCGTCAGGGCATCGTGCATATCGTCGGCCCCGAACAGGGCTGGACCTTGCCGGGCATGACCGTCGTCTGCGGCGATAGCCACACCGCGACCCATGGCGCGTTCGGCGCGCTCGCCCACGGCATCGGCACCTCGGAAGTGGAGCACGTTCTGGCCACCCAGACGCTGATCCAGTCGAAGTCGAAGAACATGAAGGTCGAGATCACCGGCAAGCTGCGTCCGGGCGTCACCGCCAAGGACATCACGCTCTCGGTCATCGGCGCGACCGGCACCGCCGGCGGCACCGGCCACGTCATCGAATATTGCGGCGAAGCGATCCGCGATCTGTCGATGGAAGGCCGCATGACCGTCTGCAACATGGCGATCGAAGGCGGCGCACGCGCGGGCCTCATCGCCCCGGACGAGAAGACGTTTGAGTATGTCAAAGGCCGGGCCCACGCTCCGAAAGGCGCGCAATGGGAAGCGGCCCTGCATTGGTGGAAGCAACTCTACACCGATGAGGGCGCGCATTTCGACAAGGTCGTGACCATCAAGGCCGAAGAGATCGAGCCCGTCGTGACCTGGGGCACCTCGCCCGAAGACGTGCTGCCGATCTCGGGCTTCGTTCCGGCGCCGGAAGACTTCACCGGCGGCAAGGTCGACGCGGCCAAGCGTGCGCTCGACTACATGGGCCTCGAAGCTGGCACCAAGCTGACCGACATCAAGATCGACGTGGTCTTCATCGGGTCCTGCACCAACGGCCGGATCGAGGATCTTCGCGCTGCCGCCGAAGTCGTCAAAGGCCGCAAGCTGGCCGATGGCGTCCGCGCGATGGTCGTGCCGGGCTCGGGTCTCGTGCGCGCGCAGGCGGAGGAAGAAGGTCTGGACAAGATCTTCCTCGACGCAGGCTTCGAATGGCGCATGGCGGGCTGCTCGATGTGTCTCGCGATGAACCCCGACCAGCTGGCCGAGGGCGAGCGTTGCGCGTCGACCTCGAACCGCAACTTCGAAGGGCGTCAGGGCTACAAGGGCCGCACCCATCTGATGAGCCCGGCCATGGCCGCCGCAGCTGCTGTCACCGGTCATCTGACCGATGTGCGCAAGCTGATGGAACTGGAAGACGCGTAA
- the leuD gene encoding 3-isopropylmalate dehydratase small subunit — MEKFEKVTGIAAPMPLVNIDTDMIIPKGFLKTIKRTGLGVHAFDEMRYDRQGNENPDFVLNKPQYREAQILVVGDNFGCGSSREHAPWALADFGIKVIISTSFADIFYNNSFKNGMLPIVLPQEQVDMLMKDAEKGSNARMTVDLENQEITTSEGETIKFDVDAFKKHCLLEGLDDIGLTLEKAAAIDTFETQMHQARPWV; from the coding sequence ATGGAAAAGTTCGAAAAAGTTACCGGGATCGCCGCCCCCATGCCGCTGGTCAATATCGACACCGATATGATCATCCCCAAGGGCTTCCTGAAAACCATCAAGCGCACCGGGCTCGGCGTGCATGCGTTCGACGAGATGCGCTACGACCGTCAGGGCAACGAGAACCCGGACTTCGTGCTCAACAAGCCGCAATATCGCGAAGCGCAGATCCTCGTGGTCGGCGACAACTTCGGCTGCGGCTCCTCGCGTGAGCACGCGCCGTGGGCGCTCGCGGATTTCGGTATCAAGGTGATCATTTCGACCTCCTTCGCCGACATCTTCTACAACAACTCGTTCAAGAACGGGATGCTGCCGATCGTGCTGCCGCAGGAGCAGGTCGACATGCTGATGAAGGATGCCGAGAAGGGCTCGAACGCGCGGATGACCGTCGATCTCGAGAACCAGGAGATCACGACCTCGGAAGGCGAGACGATCAAGTTCGACGTCGACGCTTTCAAGAAGCACTGCCTGCTCGAAGGTCTCGACGATATCGGCCTGACGCTGGAGAAGGCCGCGGCCATCGACACGTTCGAGACGCAGATGCATCAGGCGCGTCCCTGGGTGTAA
- a CDS encoding HdeD family acid-resistance protein: MRVSTLFLVTGLVLIVLGVAAISNPFATSLALTTFVGILFLIAGVVQAWLAFNDRDGAHRAWHALIALLNIVVGVWLMADPMSGTVSLAAVVGVLFLLIGALRLLIGLRLAGPRLRWMLVLSGAVSILIGVLIFSAFDQIATQILGLLLGIQLLADGVGLAALGFANRDS, from the coding sequence ATGCGCGTTTCGACCCTGTTTCTTGTGACCGGCCTCGTGCTCATCGTTCTCGGCGTTGCGGCCATCTCGAATCCCTTCGCGACCTCGCTAGCCCTGACCACCTTCGTCGGCATCCTCTTCCTGATCGCCGGGGTGGTGCAGGCGTGGCTCGCCTTCAACGACCGCGACGGGGCGCATCGGGCGTGGCATGCGCTGATCGCCCTTCTCAACATCGTCGTCGGCGTCTGGCTGATGGCCGATCCGATGTCCGGCACGGTTTCGCTCGCGGCGGTGGTCGGCGTGCTCTTCCTGCTGATCGGGGCGCTGCGCTTGCTCATCGGGCTGCGCCTTGCCGGGCCGCGCCTGCGGTGGATGCTCGTGCTGTCGGGCGCGGTTTCGATCCTGATCGGCGTGCTGATCTTCTCCGCATTCGATCAGATTGCGACACAAATCCTTGGACTATTGCTTGGCATTCAGCTCTTGGCGGATGGTGTCGGGCTTGCCGCACTCGGCTTTGCCAATCGCGACTCCTGA